A single region of the Paramicrobacterium fandaimingii genome encodes:
- the fliG gene encoding flagellar motor switch protein FliG: MTDMTGVQKAAIVLMSLERERAAEVMKQFTDAEAEEITAEIIRIRRVDGETAEGALTEFHTLATQQLFQGRGGRDVAAGILEASFGSERAETVMTRVTSSLAGKSFEFLSVADPGQVVSLLDGELPQTIALVLAHLTPAQASAVLATLPDPRRTDVAQCIATMGTATQEAITIVADTLKSRTGGVFPQRDNTGVVGGVQPLVEIINRSDAATEKALLESLEARDAELAEDVRSRMLTFADIVRLGQRDVQLVLRGIDTTVLATAMKGASDPVAEVIRANLSERNRALLDDETENLGPVRVSQVEEARSEIVRVIRTLESQGDITVQRADEEAYVY, from the coding sequence ATGACAGATATGACCGGCGTGCAGAAGGCAGCGATCGTCTTGATGTCACTGGAGCGTGAGCGCGCGGCAGAGGTGATGAAGCAGTTCACGGATGCCGAGGCGGAAGAGATCACCGCCGAGATCATTCGCATTCGCCGCGTCGACGGTGAAACCGCGGAGGGCGCCCTCACCGAGTTTCACACGCTCGCAACGCAGCAGCTCTTCCAGGGGCGGGGCGGGCGCGACGTCGCCGCGGGAATTCTCGAGGCATCGTTCGGCTCTGAGCGGGCCGAGACGGTGATGACCCGCGTCACATCGAGCCTCGCGGGCAAGTCGTTCGAGTTTCTCTCGGTGGCAGACCCGGGCCAGGTCGTCTCGCTGCTCGATGGCGAGCTCCCCCAGACGATTGCTCTCGTTCTCGCGCACCTCACGCCTGCGCAGGCATCCGCTGTGCTCGCCACCCTCCCCGACCCGCGCCGCACCGATGTCGCACAGTGCATCGCCACAATGGGAACGGCAACCCAAGAGGCGATCACGATCGTCGCAGACACGCTCAAGTCGCGCACGGGCGGGGTCTTTCCGCAACGCGACAACACCGGAGTCGTCGGCGGAGTTCAGCCGCTCGTCGAGATCATCAACCGGTCGGATGCCGCGACGGAGAAGGCGCTTCTCGAGAGCCTCGAGGCGCGCGACGCCGAGCTCGCCGAAGACGTGCGCTCGCGCATGCTGACATTTGCCGACATCGTTCGACTCGGCCAGAGGGACGTGCAGCTTGTGCTGCGCGGAATCGACACGACGGTGCTCGCGACCGCCATGAAGGGTGCGAGCGATCCCGTCGCCGAGGTGATTCGCGCCAACCTCTCAGAGCGCAACCGTGCCCTGCTCGATGACGAGACCGAGAACCTTGGCCCCGTGCGCGTGTCGCAGGTGGAGGAGGCGCGATCAGAGATCGTGCGCGTCATCCGCACTCTCGAATCGCAGGGCGACATCACCGTTCAGCGCGCCGACGAGGAGGCGTATGTCTACTGA
- a CDS encoding FliH/SctL family protein, whose protein sequence is MSTDGFTPGIFPRITTPESEREVERARLSGYAAGHAEGMRAAAEAAAAQRARIDAENTVLRREQVRQLERATEILDAAALSLAHREETLLSAAQSHVESLAVDLAEAVIARELDSDDESARNALHRALSVVDVHALSGVRLNPADIDVLHRRGGETAPIPLVADPTVAVGDAVAMLEDGTIDARLDAAFARVRSALSEGRS, encoded by the coding sequence ATGTCTACTGACGGTTTCACTCCAGGCATCTTTCCCCGCATCACCACTCCCGAGTCGGAGCGGGAGGTCGAGCGTGCGCGGCTCAGCGGCTACGCCGCCGGACACGCGGAGGGAATGCGCGCGGCTGCCGAGGCAGCAGCGGCCCAGCGCGCCCGCATCGATGCCGAGAACACGGTTCTGCGCCGCGAGCAGGTGCGCCAGCTTGAGCGCGCGACAGAGATTCTCGATGCCGCGGCGCTGTCTCTCGCCCACCGCGAAGAGACCCTCCTCTCGGCAGCGCAGAGCCACGTGGAGAGCCTCGCCGTCGACCTCGCCGAAGCCGTGATCGCCCGCGAGCTCGACTCCGACGATGAGTCGGCGAGGAACGCTCTGCACCGCGCGCTCTCTGTCGTCGATGTGCACGCGCTCAGCGGTGTGCGGCTCAACCCCGCTGACATCGACGTTCTGCATCGACGGGGTGGGGAGACGGCGCCGATCCCGCTCGTTGCCGACCCGACCGTTGCGGTTGGCGACGCTGTTGCCATGCTCGAAGACGGCACGATCGACGCCCGCCTCGACGCGGCATTCGCCCGCGTGCGTTCCGCCCTCAGCGAGGGACGATCATGA
- a CDS encoding FliI/YscN family ATPase — MTLAWPEIIETARPERLGTVSQVLGLGVDVRGLTCAVGDMVTIAGGIDAEVVATSNGQLRCMPLTPMTGITVGDAVHSNGRPLSVPTGPALLGRVLDGLGRPIDGKGPLTDAPRVTLDHQPPSVMGRNRIATPLTLGVRALDTLTTTGVGQRLGLFAGSGVGKSSLMSMIARGTDAQVSVIALVGERGREVREFIEDDLGPEGLARSVVVVSTSDQPAMARLRASFVATRIAEAFRDDGFDAMLMMDSLTRVAMAQREIGLSAGEPPATRGYPPSTFSVLAQLLERAGTDVAGSITGLYTVLVDGDDHNEPIADAARSILDGHIVLDRSLAVTGHYPAIDVLGSISRVAGKITSAGQRARATSLRTVLAARREASDLIDVGAYQPGANPRVDAAVANERGISEFLTQSIDDVVTAEESWRQLDRLVSTFGGV; from the coding sequence ATGACGCTCGCCTGGCCAGAGATCATCGAAACAGCGCGCCCCGAACGGCTCGGAACCGTCTCGCAGGTTCTCGGGCTGGGCGTCGACGTGCGCGGTCTGACCTGCGCCGTCGGCGACATGGTGACGATTGCCGGCGGCATCGACGCCGAGGTCGTCGCCACGAGCAACGGGCAGCTGCGCTGCATGCCGCTGACGCCCATGACCGGCATCACTGTGGGCGATGCTGTGCACTCGAACGGGCGGCCGCTCTCGGTGCCGACGGGCCCGGCATTGCTCGGGCGCGTGCTTGACGGACTCGGGCGTCCGATCGACGGCAAGGGCCCGCTCACGGATGCTCCTCGAGTGACCCTCGATCACCAGCCGCCGTCGGTGATGGGCCGCAACAGAATCGCCACTCCGCTCACGCTCGGCGTGCGCGCGCTCGACACGCTCACGACAACCGGCGTCGGTCAGCGGCTCGGCCTGTTCGCGGGCTCCGGCGTGGGCAAATCGTCGCTGATGTCGATGATCGCCAGGGGAACCGACGCTCAGGTCTCGGTGATCGCGCTGGTCGGCGAGCGCGGTCGCGAGGTGCGCGAATTCATCGAAGACGATCTGGGCCCCGAGGGTCTTGCCCGATCCGTCGTCGTCGTCTCCACATCGGACCAACCGGCGATGGCTCGCCTGCGGGCATCCTTCGTCGCAACGCGCATCGCCGAGGCATTTCGCGATGACGGCTTCGACGCCATGCTCATGATGGACTCGCTGACCCGCGTCGCAATGGCCCAGCGCGAGATCGGCCTCTCTGCCGGCGAACCTCCGGCCACGCGCGGCTATCCGCCGTCGACGTTCTCGGTGCTCGCGCAGCTTCTCGAACGCGCCGGAACGGATGTCGCCGGTTCGATCACCGGGCTGTACACGGTTCTCGTCGACGGCGATGACCACAACGAGCCGATTGCCGATGCGGCCCGCTCCATTCTCGACGGACACATCGTGCTCGACCGCTCGCTCGCCGTCACCGGGCACTACCCTGCCATCGATGTGCTCGGCTCCATCTCCCGCGTTGCGGGAAAAATCACCTCGGCGGGGCAGCGCGCACGCGCGACGAGCCTTCGCACGGTTCTCGCCGCGCGGCGAGAGGCAAGCGATCTCATCGACGTCGGCGCATACCAGCCGGGGGCAAACCCGCGAGTGGATGCCGCCGTTGCCAACGAGCGCGGCATCTCCGAGTTCCTCACCCAAAGCATCGACGACGTCGTCACCGCCGAGGAGTCGTGGCGCCAGCTTGACCGCCTTGTGTCGACGTTCGGAGGCGTCTGA
- a CDS encoding flagellar FliJ family protein: MARKFALTGLLRLRSIQQRQAAERLSRETMNARQAETRERHARAALGSSGTEAVDVRTLAALAASRVAARSQLAELTNLTEQHVTARDEAAHAHALAKREEKSLEKLKDAHDDRERTADLRAEQAVLDEIATTRWTETDS; this comes from the coding sequence ATGGCCCGAAAGTTCGCCCTCACCGGCCTGCTCAGGCTGAGGAGCATCCAACAGCGTCAGGCGGCAGAGCGGCTCTCGCGTGAGACGATGAATGCCCGCCAAGCCGAGACGCGTGAACGCCACGCCCGCGCCGCGCTCGGCTCGTCTGGCACGGAGGCCGTCGACGTGCGCACGCTGGCCGCCCTGGCGGCATCCCGAGTCGCCGCCCGCAGCCAGCTCGCCGAACTGACAAACCTCACCGAGCAGCACGTCACGGCCCGCGACGAGGCCGCGCACGCGCACGCGCTTGCGAAGCGCGAGGAGAAGAGCCTCGAGAAGCTCAAAGACGCGCACGACGACCGCGAACGCACAGCAGATCTGCGTGCGGAACAGGCAGTTCTCGACGAGATAGCCACAACCAGGTGGACGGAGACCGACTCATGA